The Mytilus trossulus isolate FHL-02 unplaced genomic scaffold, PNRI_Mtr1.1.1.hap1 h1tg000070l__unscaffolded, whole genome shotgun sequence genome window below encodes:
- the LOC134699518 gene encoding snaclec 6-like, whose amino-acid sequence MVFTLVTTAGGGGGATVCSAVTCPAGYSKLDDLRISPNCYLFSGKNDARSWHSADAVCTSTKGAHLLVPDSLAEIEALRKKFGIGDNDGDVWTGANDLKSSGNFIFKVNNKKFDFNALPFGIENEVGMRGSCVEIELNDDGVWGWDADDCDERENYICELPVVSKNVAVKI is encoded by the exons ATGGTATTTACTTTAGTTACAACAGCTGGAGGCGGAGGAGGAGCTACAGTTTGTTCGGCAGTCACGTGTCCAGCTGGTTATTCGAAGCTTGATGATCTACGAATCAGTCCAAACTGTTACTTGTTTAGTGGAAAAAACGATGCAAGGAGTTGGCATTCTGCTGAt gCTGTTTGTACCAGTACTAAAGGAGCTCATCTCTTAGTACCTGATAGTCTAGCAGAGATAGAGGCACTCCGAAAGAAATTTGGCATTG GTGACAACGACGGGGATGTATGGACTGGTGCTAACGATTTAAAGAGTTCCGggaactttatttttaaagtaaacaacAAAAAGTTTGACTTCAACGCTCTACCATTTGGAATAG aaaatgaaGTGGGCATGCGTGGTAGTTGTGTAGAAATAGAACTTAACGATGACGGTGTTTGGGGTTGGGACGCTGATGATTGTGATGAGCGCGAAAACTATATTTGCGAGCTACCAGTAGTAAGTAAAAATGTAGCAGTAAAAATATAG